A single Gadus macrocephalus chromosome 22, ASM3116895v1 DNA region contains:
- the LOC132451312 gene encoding zinc finger BED domain-containing protein 4-like, with the protein MVLANQQLLQWESVPCFAHTLQLAINDGFKNVNINRVVAACSKLISHFHHSTVASNALKIKQALQNLPTHKLIQYCRTRWNSIFEMMERLHEQRWAVTAALSDRTVTKLADARTLELKDEMWKSVEEILPSLKSLKCATAALCTETHVSLSMVLPVAKSLLEKHLEPMEGESKLVVDFKRTVAGSLRTRVRPLEENISQAILASALDPRHKHLRFLDPALRLRTQEKLSELHDGVTLQGPDDMGESSEAQACSVESTSEALDTLFGEDYYVNTSDVNELHCKK; encoded by the exons ATGGTCCTGGCAAACCAGCAGCTGCTCCAGTGGGAATCAGTTCCCTGTTTCGCCCATACGCTACAATTAGCAATTAATGACGGCTTTAAAAATGTGAACATCAACCGGGTGGTCGCAGCGTGCAGCAAGTTGATTTCTCACTTCCACCACAGCACAGTGGCATCTAATGCTTTAAAAATAAAGCAAGCGCTACAAAACCTCCCAACACACAAATTGATCCAATACTGCCGGACACGATGGAACTCAATTTTTGAAATGATGGAGCGACTGCACGAGCAGAGATGGGCTGTGACCGCAGCGCTTTCGGACAGGACGGTGACGAAGCTGGCCGATGCGAGGACCCTTGAGCTGAAGGACGAAATGTGGAAGAGCGTTGAAGAGATCTTGCCATCACTGAAGTCCCTCAAATGTGCGACCGCAGCTCTCTGCACTGAGACTCATgtgtctctgtccatggtgctcCCAGTCGCGAAAAGCCTGCTTGAAAAGCATCTTGAGCCAATGGAAGGGGAATCAAAGCTTGTAGTGGACTTCAAGAGAACCGTCGCCGGCTCCCTCCGAACCCGTGTAAGGCCGCTTGAAGAAAATATCAGCCAAG cAATCCTTGCTTCTGCGCTTGACCCGAGACACAAACACCTTCGGTTTTTGGATCCAGCACTTCGCCTCCGCACCCAAGAGAAGCTGTCGGAACTGCATGACGGGGTTACATTGCAAGGCCCAGATGACATGGGGGAAAGTAGTGAAGCACAAGCCTGCAGCGTCGAAAGCACTTCAGAGGCACTTGACACCCTCTTCGGGGAGGACTACTACGTAAATACTAGCGACGTCAACGAGCTACACTGTAAAAAATGA